One part of the Micrococcus sp. 2A genome encodes these proteins:
- the gcvT gene encoding glycine cleavage system aminomethyltransferase GcvT, whose product MTDSLRNSPLHPVHEAAGASFTDFGGWNMPLKYGSELAEHKAVRGSAGLFDLSHMGEVRVSGREAGAMLDHALSSTLSVLKPGRAKYALCLTDAGTILDDLIVYRRDDGAEGSEPDFLVVPNAGNIAAVHTALNQRASGWDATVEDESASTALVAVQGPRAEAILAHAMPAQAEQLAGLKYYGHLTLSLPTDAGEVTVLVARTGYTGEDGFELFVPADSRQEAGDRGSAVWNAMLQAAEAADVELTPCGLASRDSLRLEAGMPLYGNELDTAHQPHASGVSFAVPAAKEADFVGKAALVGADDVQEVLVGLRGEGRRAARHGYPVLDAEGNRVGEVTSGAPSPTLGFPIAMARVAREHAAEGTSLQVDLRGKGEPFTVVPLPFYRRER is encoded by the coding sequence ATGACCGACTCCCTGCGCAACTCCCCGCTCCATCCGGTCCACGAGGCCGCCGGGGCCTCCTTCACCGACTTCGGCGGCTGGAACATGCCCCTGAAGTACGGGTCCGAGCTGGCCGAGCACAAGGCCGTCCGCGGCTCGGCGGGCCTGTTCGACCTCTCCCACATGGGCGAGGTCCGCGTGAGCGGCCGCGAGGCCGGCGCCATGCTGGACCACGCCCTCTCCAGCACGCTCTCCGTGCTGAAGCCGGGCCGCGCCAAGTACGCGCTCTGCCTCACGGACGCCGGCACGATCCTGGACGACCTGATCGTCTACCGCAGGGACGACGGCGCCGAGGGCTCCGAGCCCGACTTCCTCGTGGTCCCCAACGCCGGCAACATCGCCGCGGTGCACACGGCCCTGAACCAGCGCGCCTCCGGGTGGGACGCGACGGTCGAGGACGAGTCCGCCTCCACGGCCCTCGTGGCGGTGCAGGGCCCGCGCGCCGAGGCGATCCTGGCCCACGCCATGCCCGCGCAGGCCGAGCAGCTGGCGGGCCTGAAGTACTACGGCCACCTCACGCTGAGCCTCCCCACCGACGCCGGCGAGGTCACCGTGCTCGTGGCCCGCACGGGGTACACGGGCGAGGACGGCTTCGAGCTGTTCGTGCCCGCGGACTCCCGCCAGGAGGCGGGCGACCGCGGCTCCGCCGTGTGGAACGCGATGCTGCAGGCGGCCGAGGCCGCCGACGTCGAGCTCACCCCGTGCGGCCTCGCCTCCCGCGACTCGTTGCGCCTCGAAGCCGGCATGCCGCTGTACGGCAACGAGCTGGACACCGCGCACCAGCCCCACGCCTCCGGTGTGAGCTTCGCGGTGCCGGCGGCCAAGGAGGCGGACTTCGTGGGCAAGGCCGCCCTCGTGGGCGCCGACGACGTCCAGGAGGTCCTCGTGGGCCTGCGCGGCGAGGGCCGCCGGGCCGCCCGCCACGGCTATCCCGTCCTCGACGCCGAGGGCAACCGGGTCGGCGAGGTCACCTCGGGCGCCCCGAGCCCCACGCTCGGCTTCCCGATCGCGATGGCCCGCGTGGCCCGCGAGCACGCCGCCGAGGGCACCTCCCTCCAGGTGGACCTGCGCGGCAAGGGCGAGCCCTTCACCGTGGTGCCGCTGCCGTTCTACCGACGCGAGCGCTGA
- a CDS encoding nuclease, protein MTHVAAQARVPKKGLLIFLGVAGLLLLLGVLSVLKGIVDERSRVDIVSVVDGNTVVVNAGGEQKTLVMAGVTAAPRNPDGLRVGTEFCLGEESYAWLRDRLPQGAVATVKTSRHGAPEGTESAVFTLAGSTVNVDMAEAGMAAPTGEGVGRGLREEIAQANETARKSANGRGSGLYDVEENCTLNHELYESSYALEHAPTSAEATVDAIDQRSVEYADTLDEVRLVRQDIAELDASRGTFTDLAWAPAKEDLQKKADAVVSEGLQVLRDLNAKRNELVAQG, encoded by the coding sequence ATGACTCACGTCGCCGCTCAAGCCCGGGTGCCCAAGAAGGGCTTGCTCATCTTCCTCGGGGTGGCGGGCCTGCTCCTGCTCCTCGGGGTGCTCTCCGTGCTCAAGGGCATCGTGGACGAGCGCTCCCGCGTGGACATCGTCTCCGTGGTGGACGGCAACACCGTGGTGGTGAACGCGGGCGGGGAGCAGAAGACCCTGGTCATGGCCGGTGTGACCGCGGCCCCGCGCAATCCGGACGGCCTGCGCGTCGGCACCGAGTTCTGCCTGGGCGAGGAGTCGTACGCGTGGCTGCGCGACCGCCTGCCGCAGGGCGCCGTGGCCACCGTCAAGACGAGCCGTCACGGGGCGCCCGAGGGCACCGAGTCGGCGGTGTTCACGCTCGCCGGCTCCACCGTGAACGTGGACATGGCGGAGGCGGGCATGGCGGCCCCCACCGGCGAGGGCGTGGGCCGTGGTCTCCGGGAGGAGATCGCCCAGGCCAACGAGACGGCGCGGAAGAGCGCGAACGGCCGGGGGTCGGGGCTCTACGACGTCGAGGAGAACTGCACGCTCAACCACGAGCTCTACGAGTCCTCCTACGCCCTCGAGCACGCGCCGACGAGCGCCGAGGCCACCGTGGACGCGATCGACCAGCGCTCCGTGGAGTACGCCGACACGCTGGACGAGGTGCGGCTCGTGCGCCAGGACATCGCCGAGCTCGACGCTTCGCGTGGCACCTTCACGGACCTCGCGTGGGCCCCGGCCAAGGAGGACCTCCAGAAGAAGGCGGACGCCGTCGTCTCCGAGGGCCTGCAGGTGCTGCGGGACCTCAACGCGAAGCGCAACGAGCTCGTCGCGCAGGGCTGA